From Meiothermus sp., a single genomic window includes:
- a CDS encoding archease, producing the protein MTTQLGRWEHFYHQADVGVRGIGPTLDIAFEQVALALTAVVTDPARVRPIQAVEIECEASRVSLLLVDWLNRLIYEMATRRMLFSRFEVHVSPPDLGGALSLYARAWGEPVDPERHQPAVEVKGATYSELEVAQNQEGHWVVQCVVDV; encoded by the coding sequence ATGACCACGCAGCTTGGGCGTTGGGAGCATTTTTACCACCAGGCCGACGTGGGGGTGCGGGGTATAGGCCCCACCCTGGACATAGCCTTTGAACAGGTAGCCCTGGCCCTCACCGCCGTGGTGACCGATCCCGCCCGGGTGCGGCCCATCCAGGCGGTGGAGATCGAGTGCGAGGCCAGCCGGGTCTCGCTGTTGCTGGTGGACTGGCTCAACCGGCTCATTTACGAGATGGCCACCCGCCGGATGCTATTTAGCCGTTTTGAGGTGCACGTAAGCCCGCCCGACTTGGGAGGCGCTTTGAGCCTGTATGCGCGGGCCTGGGGGGAGCCCGTAGACCCCGAGCGGCACCAACCCGCGGTGGAGGTGAAGGGGGCTACGTACAGCGAACTCGAGGTCGCCCAAAACCAGGAGGGCCACTGGGTAGTGCAGTGTGTGGTGGACGTCTGA